The following are encoded together in the Sphingomonas insulae genome:
- a CDS encoding opacity protein, translated as MRKLALAAAVAAASFAVPAFAQDMSTTGTTDTTVATDAQVDTAPKAPDGTRAFGIEPYVAVMGGWEQFDREAVAGIPAQPRGYKLDGALVEGIVGVNVPLGPVFVGAEGSVAKGVSGDIDWQYGAYGRFGFRAGDSGLFYGKVGYRWNNFDKFAPGVTGDLNRDYHATVYGIGAEIGPKDIGLGGITGNSGLRLRMEVSTFDDANSFRPMAGVVAHF; from the coding sequence CTCGCCCTCGCGGCCGCCGTTGCGGCCGCGTCCTTTGCCGTCCCCGCCTTCGCGCAGGACATGTCGACCACCGGCACGACCGACACCACCGTCGCCACCGATGCGCAGGTCGACACCGCCCCCAAGGCACCGGATGGCACCCGCGCGTTCGGCATCGAGCCGTACGTCGCCGTGATGGGCGGCTGGGAGCAGTTCGACCGCGAGGCCGTCGCCGGCATCCCCGCACAGCCGCGCGGCTACAAGCTGGACGGCGCGCTGGTCGAGGGCATCGTCGGCGTCAACGTGCCGCTGGGGCCGGTGTTCGTCGGTGCCGAGGGCTCCGTCGCCAAGGGCGTGTCGGGCGATATCGACTGGCAGTACGGCGCCTATGGCCGGTTCGGCTTCCGCGCCGGTGACAGCGGCCTGTTCTACGGCAAGGTCGGTTACCGCTGGAACAACTTCGACAAGTTCGCACCCGGCGTCACCGGCGACCTGAACCGCGACTATCACGCCACGGTGTATGGCATCGGCGCCGAGATCGGCCCGAAGGACATCGGCCTGGGCGGCATCACCGGCAATTCCGGCCTGCGCCTGCGCATGGAAGTGTCGACGTTCGACGATGCGAACAGCTTCCGCCCGATGGCGGGTGTGGTCGCGCACTTCTAA